Below is a window of Streptomyces sp. ITFR-16 DNA.
CGCCGAGGGCTACGACCCCCTGCAGAAGCTCATGGAGCTCTTCGAGGGCGTCAACATGAAGTCGATGAAGGCGGGCAAGGCCGAGGAACTGCTCGCCCTGCCGCTCGACGAGCGCCTCCAGCGCCGCATCATCGACGGCGAGAAGAACGGCCTGGAGACCGATCTCGCCGAGGCGCTCCAGACCCGCCCGGCCCTCGACATCGTCAACGACACCCTGCTCGAGGGCATGAAGGTCGTCGGCGAGCTCTTCGGCTCCGGCCAGATGCAGCTGCCCTTCGTGCTCCAGTCCGCCGAGGTCATGAAGAGCGCGGTGGCCTATCTGGAACCGCACATGGAGAAGTCGGACGCCGAGGGCAAGGGCACCATCGTCCTGGCCACCGTCCGCGGTGACGTCCACGACATCGGCAAGAACCTCGTCGACATCATCCTGTCCAACAACGGCTTCAACGTCGTCAACATCGGCATCAAGCAGCCCGTCTCCGCCATCCTGGACGCCGCCGAGGAGCACAAGGCGGACGTCATCGGGATGTCCGGCCTCCTGGTCAAGTCCACCGTGATCATGAAGGAGAACCTCCAGGAGCTGAACCAGCGCAAGCTGGCCGCCGAGTACCCGGTCATCCTGGGCGGCGCCGCCCTGACCAGGGCCTACGTCGAGCAGGACCTGCACGAGATCTACGAGGGCGAGGTCCGCTACGCCCGCGACGCGTTCGAGGGGCTGCGGCTGATGGACGCGCTCATCGCCGTCAAGCGCGGCGTCCCCGGCGCCACGCTCCCCGAGCTCAAGCAGCGGCGCGTCCCCAAGCGGGAGACCGCCGTCCTGGAGGTCGAGGAGCCGGAGGAGGGCGTCCGCTCGGACGTCGCCGTCGACAACCCGGTCCCCACCCCGCCGTTCTGGGGCACCCGGGTCATCAAGGGCATCCAGCTCAAGGAGTACGCCTCCTGGCTCGACGAGGGCGCCCTCTTCAAGGGGCAGTGGGGCCTCAAGCAGGCCCGCGCCGGTGACGGACCGACGTACGAGGAGCTGGTCGAGACCGAGGGCCGCCCGCATCTGCGCGGCTGGCTCGACAAGCTGCACACCGAGAACCTGCTGGAAGCCGCCGTCGTCTACGGCTACTTCCCGTGCGTCTCCAAGGGCGACGACCTGATCCTGCTCCACGAGGACGGCTCCGAGCGCACCCGCTTCACCTTCCCCCGCCAGCGCCGCGGCCGCCGGCTCTGCCTCGCGGACTTCTTCCGCCCGGAGGAGTCCGGCGAGACCGATGTGATCGGCCTCCAGGTCGTCACGGTCGGCTCCAGGATCGGCGGCGAGACCGCCAAGCTCTTCGAGGCCAACGCCTACCGGGACTACCTGGAGCTGCACGGCCTGTCCGTCCAGCTGGCGGAGGCCCTCGCCGAGTACTGGCACGCCCGGGTCCGCTCGGAGCTGGGCTTCGCGGGTGAGGATCCCTCGGACGTCGAGGACATGTTCGCCCTGAAGTACCGGGGCGCGCGCTTCTCCCTCGGCTACGGCGCCTGCCCCGACCTGGAGGACCGGGCGAAGATCGCCGACCTGCTCCAGCCGGAGCGGATCGGTGTCCACCTCTCCGAGGAGTTCCAGCTCCATCCCGAGCAGTCCACCGACGCGATCGTCATCCACCACCCGGAGGCGAAGTACTTCAACGCGCGGTAGGACCGCGTTCGACGCGCGGTAGCGGGACGCGTCGTACACTTGTCGGTCCAGTGCAGGCCGGTCGCCCTCCCTCCGGGAATGGCGGCCGGCCTTCGCGTCCCTCATGGAAGGTGTGCCGGATGACCAGTACGATCCCCGCGTCCCTGACGCGTACGGCCGAGGGCGCCGCCCTGCAGGCGGTCCTCCTCGACATGGACGGCACCCTGGTCGACACCGAGGGTTTCTGGTGGCAGGCCGAGGTGGAGGTCTTCGCCGAGCTGGGACACCGGCTGGACGAGGCGTGGAAGGACGTGGTCGTCGGCGGGCCGATGACCCGCAGCGCCGGATACCTCATGGAGGCCACCGGGGCCGACATCACGCTCGACGAGCTCACCGTGCTGCTCAACGACCGCTTCGAGAAGTGCATCGGCCAGGGAGTGTCGCTGATGCCGGGCGCCGCGCGGCTGCTGGAGGAGCTGGGCAGGCACCGGATCCCCACCGCCCTCGTCTCGGCCTCGCACCGGCGGATCATCGACCGGGTGCTGGAGTCGGTGGGCAGCCACCACTTCGCGCTCACGGTCGCGGGCGACGAGGTCACCCGGACGAAGCCGCACCCCGAGCCGTATCTCACCGCCGCAAAGGGCTTCGGGGCGGATCCCCGGCTCTGCGCCGTCGTCGAGGACACCGCGACCGGTGTGGCCGCAGCGGAGGCCGCGGGATGCCGGGTGGTCGCCGTGCCGTCGGTGTCCCCGATCGCACCGGCCACCGGCCGCGTGGTCGTGAGTTCCCTCGAGGAAGTCGATCTCGCATTTCTCCGGGGCCTGATCACCGGAATGAATTGAGCCGTACACCGAGAGTATTTCTGTGAATGAATGGAAAAGCTCTCGCGGCGAACCGTGCGCTTTATGTCGGGCCGCCGTGTGGGAAAGTCGCGTGCATGACAAAAGCGTGAATGCGTCACCCCGTGACCTTTCTCACTCGAATGGCCGCATGAAGGGCGTCAAGGTCCGCCCAAATGTTCGCAACGGCGGACCGAAGTGTCCCGGTTGATGAATCGGTGTACGAAACCTTCCGGAAGTCGAAAGAGCGTCCCGACGACGCCCCGATGCCCGGCGATTACGAAGCGGACGGAGCCGGTCCGGCGCGGTCGGCGGCGGCTACTAATGTCGTTTTCTCCATGAACGCATGAGGGAGAACGGCCAAGATGAACCGCAAGACTCTGGTGCTGCCGGCCGTCCTGGGCCTGCTCGCGCCCGTACTCGCCGCGTGCGGCGCGACGGAGGCGGGGGGCGGTGGCAACGGCGCCATCGTCGTCGGCACCACGGACCAGTTCGTCGCCTCGAAGGAAGCCCCGGCGCCGCTCGACCCCGC
It encodes the following:
- a CDS encoding HAD family phosphatase gives rise to the protein MTSTIPASLTRTAEGAALQAVLLDMDGTLVDTEGFWWQAEVEVFAELGHRLDEAWKDVVVGGPMTRSAGYLMEATGADITLDELTVLLNDRFEKCIGQGVSLMPGAARLLEELGRHRIPTALVSASHRRIIDRVLESVGSHHFALTVAGDEVTRTKPHPEPYLTAAKGFGADPRLCAVVEDTATGVAAAEAAGCRVVAVPSVSPIAPATGRVVVSSLEEVDLAFLRGLITGMN